One Mauremys reevesii isolate NIE-2019 linkage group 27, ASM1616193v1, whole genome shotgun sequence genomic region harbors:
- the PHOSPHO1 gene encoding phosphoethanolamine/phosphocholine phosphatase has product MNGCFEGVGLRCLFKGVSMAAPKLPKYLLAFDFDETIINENSDDSVIRAAPGQALPEHIRQTFREGFYNEYMQRVFEYLGDQGVKMLNYKTIYENIPLSPGMPELFQFLSKNQDQFEIILLSDANMFGIECTLRAAGVYSLFRKIFSNPSGFDKRGYLTLGPYHTHKCPQCPANMCKRKILTEYLTERAQEGAEFENVFYIGDGANDFCPSVALTSTDIAFPRKGYPMHQMTQEMEKKQPRAFQATVVPWDSAVEVCCYLQELLKKKC; this is encoded by the coding sequence GGCGTCAGCATGGCTGCCCCCAAGCTTCCAAAATACCTCCTAGCCTTTGACTTTGATGAGACGATCATCAACGAGAACAGTGATGACTCGGTCATCAGGGCCGCTCCGGGCCAGGCACTTCCAGAGCACATCCGCCAGACCTTCCGGGAAGGCTTCTATAACGAGTACATGCAGCGCGTCTTCGAGTACCTGGGAGACCAAGGGGTCAAGATGCTGAACTACAAAACCATCTATGAGAACATCCCACTGTCTCCTGGAATGCCGGAGCTCTTCCAGTTCCTCTCCAAGAACCAAGACCAGTTTGAGATCATCCTCCTCTCGGACGCCAACATGTTTGGCATCGAGTGCACTTTGAGAGCCGCCGGCGTCTACTCCCTCTTCCGCAAAATCTTTAGCAACCCCTCTGGGTTTGATAAGAGGGGCTACCTCACCTTGGGGCCCTATCACACTCACAAGTGCCCCCAGTGCCCCGCAAACATGTGTAAGCGCAAAATCCTCACTGAGTACCTGACGGAGCGGGCCCAGGAGGGGGCAGAATTTGAGAACGTTTTCTACATCGGGGACGGGGCCAATGACTTCTGCCCTTCCGTGGCTTTGACTTCCACAGATATTGCCTTCCCGCGGAAGGGCTACCCCATGCACCAGATGACCCAGGAGATGGAGAAAAAGCAACCCAGAGCCTTCCAGGCCACCGTAGTGCCCTGGGACTCAGCTGTAGAAGTTTGCTGCTATCTGCAGGAGCTCCTCAAGAAGAAATGCTGA